The following DNA comes from Microthrixaceae bacterium.
GCGCCGGATGGTGGCGATCGCTTCGGTCAGGTCGACGGTCCCGCCACGGACTTTCACTTTGGGCCGAATCGGTGGTTCGGGTTGGGTGTTCAACTCTTCGGGGATGGGGCCTTGGCGTTGTACCCCGTGTTGTTGTCCCCAGATGGTGATGCCGCACGGGTGGGTGTAGAGGGTCCATCCGTCGGTGGTGATGTGCATGGCCCAGCCGACGCGGTGCACCAGGCCGTGGTGGTGTCGGCACAGGCACGCCAGGTTGTTCACCGCGGTGGCACCGCCGTTGCGGTGGTGTCGGACATGGTGGGCTTCGGTGTGGTGTGCGGGAGCTTCGCAGCCGGGGAAACAACAACCCCCGTCACGTGCGGCGAGTGCGGCGCGTTGCGCGTCGGTCGCCAACCGGACGGAGTGGCCGACATCCAACGGTTGGCCCAGGCTGTCCAACAGGACGGCGCGTAGTTCTGGGTCACACATCATGCGTTCGATCACGTCCGCGGTGAGTGGATCGCCCGTAGGCGAATACGCGCGTGGTTGGCCGTGTTCGTCGGCCTGCAAGATGATGGTGACTTCGGCGGTTCCTGGCCGGTAGTTACCCGA
Coding sequences within:
- a CDS encoding HNH endonuclease, which produces SGNYRPGTAEVTIILQADEHGQPRAYSPTGDPLTADVIERMMCDPELRAVLLDSLGQPLDVGHSVRLATDAQRAALAARDGGCCFPGCEAPAHHTEAHHVRHHRNGGATAVNNLACLCRHHHGLVHRVGWAMHITTDGWTLYTHPCGITIWGQQHGVQRQGPIPEELNTQPEPPIRPKVKVRGGTVDLTEAIATIRRRYDRMAATPNTRMYRPHDARRSNTGRNSGRTGRTGRATRAGRPTVGQLSLTPTKPPQPPIRQ